In Rhodamnia argentea isolate NSW1041297 chromosome 11, ASM2092103v1, whole genome shotgun sequence, one genomic interval encodes:
- the LOC115751187 gene encoding ribosomal RNA-processing protein 8 isoform X2: MIPPVAGFVMEGRRSRNRKSAKRRRAQSSERNRDAKKSKSEPSSSSFLEKMKARLSGGHFRMINEKLYTCTGEEALNYFKEDPSLFNMYHAGYQAQMSQWPEQPVHKIIEWLQVHSPSLTVADFGCGDARVAKSVKNKVFSFDLVSNDPDVIAGDMSNTRLDSSSVDVAIFCLSLMGLNYPNYLKEAHRVLKPSGWLLIAEVKSRLDPKTGGADPNKFIKAVCELGFTPVSKVCCLSATTQSCVKPRNLIYLFFCRRSQFQRGRKSRGQS, translated from the exons ATGATTCCTCCAGTTGCAGGGTTCGTAATGGAGGGACGACGGAGCAGAAACCGCAAGAGCGCGAAGCGTCGCAGAGCTCAAAGCAGCGAGCGAAACCGCGACGCTAAGAAGAGCAAATCGGAGCCTTCAAGTTCTAGCTTCCTGGAAAAg ATGAAAGCGAGGCTATCCGGTGGGCATTTTAGGATGATCAACGAGAAGCTATACACTTGCAC CGGAGAAGAGGCACTTAACTATTTTAAGGAGGACCCATCACTTTTTAATATG TATCATGCAGGATATCAGGCTCAAATGTCTCAATGGCCTGAACAGCCAGTTCATAAGATAATagaatggcttcaagttcaCAGTCCTTCATTGACCGTGGCTGATTTTGGCTGTG GAGACGCGAGGGTAGCTAAAAGTGTGAAGAACAAGGTCTTCTCATTCGATCTCGTCTCAAATGATCCTGATGTAATAGCCGGTGATATGTCAAAC ACACGCCTTGATTCTTCATCTGTTGATGTTGCTATCTTCTGCCTTTCCCTCATGGGGCTTAATTACCCAAATTACCTTAAGGAAGCACACAGAGTTCTCAAACCAAG TGGATGGCTTCTTATAGCAGAAGTAAAGAGCAGATTGGATCCAAAAACTGGGGGAGCAGACCCtaataaattcataaaagcGGTCTGTGAGCTAGGATTCACCCCAGTGTCTAAG GTATGCTGTCTCTCGGCAACTACCCAGAGCTGTGTAAAGCCCAGAAACCttatttatctctttttttgtaGGAGAAGCCAATTTCAAAGAGGAAGGAAATCGCGTGGCCAGAGTTGA
- the LOC115751186 gene encoding putative glucose-6-phosphate 1-epimerase, whose amino-acid sequence MPLNLVHASDGLPRVLLTEPSGSSAEVLLYGGQVVSWKNDRREELLFMSSKAILKPPKAIRGGIPVCFPQFGNLGSLEQHGFARNRVWSLDNNPSPLPSADNQSSVDLILKSTEEDLKTWPRSFELRLRVSLSAGKLTLIPRVRNTDSKAFSFTFALTNYLSVSDISEVRVEGLETLDYFDNLMQRERFTEQADAITFDGETDRVYLSTPTKIAIIDHEKKRTFVLRKDGMPDAVVWNPWDKKAKALSDMSDEEYKTMLCVDSAAVETPIVLKPFEEWKGRQELSTVSSSYYSGQLDPRKVLRGFH is encoded by the exons ATGCCCTTGAATTTGGTTCACGCTTCTGATGGATTGCCCCGTGTTCTCTTGACTGAGCCATCTGGTTCATCTGCTGAG GTGCTTCTCTATGGAGGGCAGGTTGTTTCTTGGAAGAATGACCGAAGAGAGGAGCTCCTCTTTATGAGCAGTAAG gcCATCCTGAAGCCACCTAAAGCAATTAGGGGAGGTATACCTGTTTGCTTCCCTCAG TTTGGAAATCTTGGTTCTCTAGAGCAACATGGATTTGCAAGGAATAGAGTGTGGTCTCTGGATAACAATCCTTCACCTCTACCTTCAGCTGACAACCAGTCCTCAGTAGATCTGATACTTAAATCTACAGAAGAGGACCTCAAAACATGGCCCCGTAG CTTTGAGCTCCGACTTCGCGTTTCTCTGAGTGCTGGAAAGCTCACTTTGATCCCCCGTGTGAGAAATACTGACAGCAAGGCCTTCTCGTTTACGTTTGCGCTTACAAACTACCTCTCTGTGTCGGACATCAG TGAAGTACGTGTTGAAGGCTTAGAGACCCTGGATTACTTTGATAATTTGATGCAAAGAGAAAGGTTCACAGAGCAGGCTGATGCAATCACCTTCGACGGGGAG ACGGACAGAGTTTATTTGAGCACCCCAACGAAGATTGCTATTATAGACCATGAGAAGAAGAGAACCTTTGTGCTGCGGAAGGATGGCATGCCGGATGCAG TGGTATGGAATCCTTGGGACAAAAAGGCAAAGGCACTTTCTGACATGAGTGATGAGGAGTACAAAACTATGCTCTGTGTGGATTCTGCTGCTGTTGAAACACCGATAGTTTTGAAACCCTTTGAAGAGTGGAAAGGCCGTCAAGAACTTTCTACTGTTTCATCAAGCTATTATAGTGGGCAGTTAGATCCTCGAAAGGTTCTTCGTGGCTTTCACTGA
- the LOC115751184 gene encoding altered inheritance of mitochondria protein 32 gives MQLHFPLSRSLICAAKGRHHHRLLHFQRVSLSSVRPSLFPATTRRCRLLRTLAPFAPRSMAAAADNPSVISADDEAKFGFQRAEMYKGTLANTVDPPYDRHVFLCYKGPESWTPKVEDADTEMLPKLLGVALKARKNDIPVKTRLTICGGCSGIECSDGDVLIFPDMIKYKGLTESGVDSFVEDVLVNGKPWASGVPEAFTGSHVFVCAHGSRDRRCGVCGPPLIEKLNEEIELRGLKDQVFVSPCSHIGGHKYAGNLIVFSPDSAGTITGHWYGYVTPDDVPEVLEQHIGQGKVIERLWRGQMGASAGEGQKADKQKLPNGTDHKKSRKHEESIVQEQKEAVSGCCQGVNGFSCCRDGSLDQSSASEEKKQKGSCPGWVGKWEQSEVLTAAAIVGAVATIAVAYSFYRRSS, from the exons atgcaatTGCACTTTCCCCTCAGTCGCTCTCTCATTTGCGCTGCCAAAGgtcgtcatcatcatcgtcttctccattTCCAGcgcgtctctctctcctccgtcAGGCCTTCCCTCTTCCCCGCGACCACACGCCGTTGCCGCCTCCTCCGAACCCTCGCTCCGTTCGCACCCCGATCcatggccgccgccgccgacaaCCCGTCGGTGATCTCTGCCGACGACGAAGCGAAGTTCGGCTTCCAGCGGGCGGAGATGTACAAGGGCACCCTCGCCAACACCGTCGACCCCCCTTACGACCGCCACGTCTTCCTTTGCTACAAGGGCCCCGAGTCTTGGACCCCGAAGGTCGAGGACGCCGACACGGAGATGCTTCCCAAGCTGCTCGGGGTTGCTCTCAAGGCCCGCAAGAATGACATCCCCGTCAAG ACGAGGCTGACCATATGTGGAGGATGCAGTGGGATCGAGTGCTCGGATGGGGATGTGTTGATTTTCCCTGACATGATCAAATACAA GGGTCTGACTGAATCAGGTGTGGACAGCTTTGTTGAGGATGTGCTGGTGAATGGAAAGCCTTGGGCTTCTGGAGTGCCAGAGGCATTTACTGGTTCCCATGTATTTGTCTGTGCTCATGGTAGTCGAGATCGGAGGTGCGGTGTTTGTGGGCCCCCTCTTATAGAGAAACTGAACGAGGAGATTGAGTTGCGTGGACTGAAGGATCAGGTATTTGTTAGCCCATGCTCTCACATAGGTGGCCACAAATATGCTGGGAATTTGATAGTCTTCTCTCCAGATTCAGCAGGAACAATCACGGGTCATTG GTATGGCTATGTAACGCCTGATGATGTGCCTGAAGTTCTTGAGCAGCATATTGGGCAAGGAAAAGTGATAGAGAGGCTTTGGAG GGGCCAAATGGGAGCATCTGCTGGTGAAGGTCAAAAGGCTGATAAACAGAAACTTCCAAATGGAACAGATCACAAGAAAAGCAGAAAGCATGAAGAAAGCATTGTgcaggagcaaaaggaagctgtCTCTGGATGTTGCCAGGGAGTCAATGGCTTTTCTTGTTGCAGAGATGGAAGCTTGGATCAGAGTAGCGCAAGTGAGGAAAAGAAGCAGAAGGGGAGTTGTCCCGGCTGGGTGGGAAAGTGGGAACAAAGTGAGGTTCTCACCGCTGCCGCTATCGTAGGAGCTGTGGCAACTATCGCAGTGGCCTACAGCTTTTATAGGAGGTCTAGCTAA
- the LOC115751187 gene encoding ribosomal RNA-processing protein 8 isoform X1, protein MIPPVAGFVMEGRRSRNRKSAKRRRAQSSERNRDAKKSKSEPSSSSFLEKMKARLSGGHFRMINEKLYTCTGEEALNYFKEDPSLFNMYHAGYQAQMSQWPEQPVHKIIEWLQVHSPSLTVADFGCGDARVAKSVKNKVFSFDLVSNDPDVIAGDMSNTRLDSSSVDVAIFCLSLMGLNYPNYLKEAHRVLKPSGWLLIAEVKSRLDPKTGGADPNKFIKAVCELGFTPVSKDFTNKMFVLFHFTKQEKPISKRKEIAWPELKPCIYKRR, encoded by the exons ATGATTCCTCCAGTTGCAGGGTTCGTAATGGAGGGACGACGGAGCAGAAACCGCAAGAGCGCGAAGCGTCGCAGAGCTCAAAGCAGCGAGCGAAACCGCGACGCTAAGAAGAGCAAATCGGAGCCTTCAAGTTCTAGCTTCCTGGAAAAg ATGAAAGCGAGGCTATCCGGTGGGCATTTTAGGATGATCAACGAGAAGCTATACACTTGCAC CGGAGAAGAGGCACTTAACTATTTTAAGGAGGACCCATCACTTTTTAATATG TATCATGCAGGATATCAGGCTCAAATGTCTCAATGGCCTGAACAGCCAGTTCATAAGATAATagaatggcttcaagttcaCAGTCCTTCATTGACCGTGGCTGATTTTGGCTGTG GAGACGCGAGGGTAGCTAAAAGTGTGAAGAACAAGGTCTTCTCATTCGATCTCGTCTCAAATGATCCTGATGTAATAGCCGGTGATATGTCAAAC ACACGCCTTGATTCTTCATCTGTTGATGTTGCTATCTTCTGCCTTTCCCTCATGGGGCTTAATTACCCAAATTACCTTAAGGAAGCACACAGAGTTCTCAAACCAAG TGGATGGCTTCTTATAGCAGAAGTAAAGAGCAGATTGGATCCAAAAACTGGGGGAGCAGACCCtaataaattcataaaagcGGTCTGTGAGCTAGGATTCACCCCAGTGTCTAAG GACTTCACAAATAAAATGTTTGTTCTATTTCACTTCACGAAGCAG GAGAAGCCAATTTCAAAGAGGAAGGAAATCGCGTGGCCAGAGTTGAAGCCTTGTATATACAAGCGCCGCTGA